The proteins below are encoded in one region of Akkermansiaceae bacterium:
- a CDS encoding restriction endonuclease subunit S, which yields MRVSESEERYILEWWTTLNDKIELNRRMNATLEGMAQALFKSWFVDFDPVIDNALAAGNPIPDELRLGARSSSSVNPPSKGKAGASPLPDPRFPAAFQFTESMGWIPEGWETQPLYDIANFVNGAAYKGADFSDSPDALPVIKIAEIKAGITAQTKFTEVNKGEKYRVEDGDILLSWSGNPDTSIDTFIWTDGPGYLNQHIFNVCLHDESDRYFVYYQLKYLRSTFAEIARDKQTTGLGHFTAGDMKRLMVFKPSAPLLEQFNATVSSIYLRGYENLLATKTLNKLRDSLLPKLISGEIQTI from the coding sequence ATGAGGGTTTCTGAATCTGAAGAACGCTACATCCTTGAGTGGTGGACAACTCTTAATGACAAGATTGAGTTGAATCGGCGGATGAATGCGACGCTGGAAGGGATGGCGCAGGCGCTCTTCAAAAGCTGGTTTGTGGACTTTGACCCGGTGATCGACAATGCCCTCGCCGCCGGCAATCCCATCCCCGACGAACTCCGCCTGGGGGCACGGAGCTCCAGCTCCGTGAATCCCCCTAGCAAGGGCAAAGCTGGAGCTTCGCCCCTCCCGGACCCACGCTTTCCCGCCGCGTTCCAATTCACCGAATCCATGGGCTGGATTCCGGAGGGGTGGGAAACCCAGCCTCTCTACGACATCGCAAATTTCGTCAACGGAGCAGCTTACAAGGGAGCCGATTTTTCAGATTCCCCCGACGCATTGCCAGTCATCAAGATCGCTGAGATCAAAGCGGGAATCACTGCGCAGACGAAATTCACCGAGGTCAACAAAGGCGAAAAATACAGAGTCGAAGATGGAGACATTTTGCTTTCGTGGTCTGGCAACCCCGACACCTCAATCGACACCTTCATTTGGACTGACGGACCAGGCTATCTAAACCAGCACATCTTCAATGTCTGCCTGCACGACGAGTCGGATAGATATTTTGTGTATTACCAGCTCAAGTATCTTCGCTCCACCTTTGCCGAGATCGCCAGAGACAAGCAAACCACGGGGCTCGGCCACTTCACGGCGGGAGACATGAAGCGGCTAATGGTATTCAAGCCGTCAGCGCCTCTGCTAGAACAGTTTAACGCGACTGTTTCATCGATATATCTGAGAGGCTACGAGAATCTACTAGCCACTAAAACCCTCAACAAGCTCCGGGACTCTCTTCTCCCAAAGCTTATCTCAGGAGAAATTCAAACCATTTAG